Proteins encoded in a region of the Perca fluviatilis chromosome 8, GENO_Pfluv_1.0, whole genome shotgun sequence genome:
- the rcn2 gene encoding reticulocalbin-2 isoform X1: MTGYQHLHGGLSTMTSSALLVLLILQFGFGQSSHKHLHDDHYTGQQHNPEHDMNILLRDEDTEEIKKLSPAEQGKKMMEIVKRIDTNADHLLNAEEVTLWIQHVYRKYALDDAKERFPEFDTDKDGVVTWEEYNMVAHDQLISFDDSDVLEDPEQESLRYLHLKERRRFDFADVDGTPGLNVMEFLAFTHPSEVDHMADFAIEDVLSEYDTDKDGLISLNEFIGDVRGDEESPSQWEIEETVRFKDLYDQDQDGKLNRGEQLRWVAPNSYGSAREEALHLIKEMDHDGDGQISEAEVLKNQETFMNSEVTDYGRQLHVSHDEL, from the exons ATGACTGGGTATCAACACTTGCACGGAGGACTTTCCACG ATGACATCCTCTGCATTGTTGGTATTGCTGATCCTTCAGTTTGGATTTGGACAAAGCTCTCATAAACATCTCCATGATGATCATTATACTGGCCAGCAGCACAACCCTGAACATGACATGAACATCCTGCTGCGAGATGAG GACACTGAGGAGATAAAGAAACTTAGCccagcagagcaggggaaaAAGATGATGGAAATTGTGAAGCGGATTGATACAAATGCTGACCATCTGCTAAATGCAG AGGAGGTCACGCTATGGATTCAGCACGTCTACAGAAAATATGCTCTGGATGATGCAAAGGAGCGTTTCCCTGAGTTTGACACTGACAAAGATGGTGTTGTTACATGGGAGGAATACAACATGGTCGCTCATGACCAGCTCATTAGTTTTGATGACAGCGATGTACTGGAGGATCCAGAGCAGGAGTCTCTCAGATAC CTCCACCTGAAGGAGAGAAGGCGCTTTGACTTTGCTGACGTGGATGGCACACCGGGGCTTAATGTGATGGAGTTTCTCGCCTTTACACATCCGTCTGAAGTGGATCATATGGCT GATTTTGCCATTGAAGACGTGTTGAGTGAATATGACACCGATAAAGATGGACTCATCAGTCTGAATGAATTCATTGGAGATGTCCGTGGTGATG AGGAGTCCCCGTCACAGTGGGAAATTGAAGAAACTGTGCGGTTTAAAGACCTCTATGATCAAGATCAGGATGGCAAGTTGAATCGAGGCGAGCAGCTCCGCTGGGTGGCGCCCAATAGCTACGGCTCAGCAAGAGAAGAG GCTCTTCACCTCATCAAGGAAATGGACCACGATGGAGACGGACAGATCTCAGAGgctgaagttttgaaaaatcaAGAAACGTTCATGAACAGTGAAGTGACAGACTATGGCAGACAGCTGCATGTATCACATGATGAACTATAA
- the rcn2 gene encoding reticulocalbin-2 isoform X2: MTSSALLVLLILQFGFGQSSHKHLHDDHYTGQQHNPEHDMNILLRDEDTEEIKKLSPAEQGKKMMEIVKRIDTNADHLLNAEEVTLWIQHVYRKYALDDAKERFPEFDTDKDGVVTWEEYNMVAHDQLISFDDSDVLEDPEQESLRYLHLKERRRFDFADVDGTPGLNVMEFLAFTHPSEVDHMADFAIEDVLSEYDTDKDGLISLNEFIGDVRGDEESPSQWEIEETVRFKDLYDQDQDGKLNRGEQLRWVAPNSYGSAREEALHLIKEMDHDGDGQISEAEVLKNQETFMNSEVTDYGRQLHVSHDEL; encoded by the exons ATGACATCCTCTGCATTGTTGGTATTGCTGATCCTTCAGTTTGGATTTGGACAAAGCTCTCATAAACATCTCCATGATGATCATTATACTGGCCAGCAGCACAACCCTGAACATGACATGAACATCCTGCTGCGAGATGAG GACACTGAGGAGATAAAGAAACTTAGCccagcagagcaggggaaaAAGATGATGGAAATTGTGAAGCGGATTGATACAAATGCTGACCATCTGCTAAATGCAG AGGAGGTCACGCTATGGATTCAGCACGTCTACAGAAAATATGCTCTGGATGATGCAAAGGAGCGTTTCCCTGAGTTTGACACTGACAAAGATGGTGTTGTTACATGGGAGGAATACAACATGGTCGCTCATGACCAGCTCATTAGTTTTGATGACAGCGATGTACTGGAGGATCCAGAGCAGGAGTCTCTCAGATAC CTCCACCTGAAGGAGAGAAGGCGCTTTGACTTTGCTGACGTGGATGGCACACCGGGGCTTAATGTGATGGAGTTTCTCGCCTTTACACATCCGTCTGAAGTGGATCATATGGCT GATTTTGCCATTGAAGACGTGTTGAGTGAATATGACACCGATAAAGATGGACTCATCAGTCTGAATGAATTCATTGGAGATGTCCGTGGTGATG AGGAGTCCCCGTCACAGTGGGAAATTGAAGAAACTGTGCGGTTTAAAGACCTCTATGATCAAGATCAGGATGGCAAGTTGAATCGAGGCGAGCAGCTCCGCTGGGTGGCGCCCAATAGCTACGGCTCAGCAAGAGAAGAG GCTCTTCACCTCATCAAGGAAATGGACCACGATGGAGACGGACAGATCTCAGAGgctgaagttttgaaaaatcaAGAAACGTTCATGAACAGTGAAGTGACAGACTATGGCAGACAGCTGCATGTATCACATGATGAACTATAA